The following is a genomic window from Bacteroidales bacterium.
TTCCCTGGCACTGAACTCGAGGGTAAAATTAATCTTCACTCCCATATCCTTAAGCAGTCTTGCACCAATCAGTCCTTCAGCAGTGTAGGGCACTTTTACTATAAACTGTTCAGGACATATATCATGAAATCTCTTTCCGTAAGAAAGTATCGCCTTTATATCATGAGCAGTATCAGTATGAAGTTCAACACTGACATAGCCGCCAAACTTCTGTGCAAGTCGCAGGCCATGACGGGCATTCAGAATAAAAGCAATCTCCTTAACACGATCTTCCTGAGGCAACTCCCTCACTATGCTCTTTGCTTCTGAAATGAAGATATCATAAATTCCTTTCTGGATTTCATTATTAAGAAGAGTGTTATTTGTTGTAAGGGCACTCATCTCAGCTGACCAGTTTGATTCAGCCTCCTCCATATCACCGGTATCGAGCCAAAGTTCTGTTCCTGTATTACGGAGAGCCTCCCAGAAAGGATCCTTTTTCCCTGTAACATGTTTTTCATTCAGATTCTTCCAAACAAAATCACTAATTCTGGTACTAAGGTCAGCCATGATTATAATTATTGATGTTGGTTACTACTCATTTTTTCGATAATGTGATAAGGTCTTCGCCGGTTGGTTGCTGGTAAACTTTAAGTCCGAACTCATTCATTATAGCCAGCAGATGTTCGAATATCTCCGACTGAATATTTTCATAAGGGGCGAATGTATTGTTCTTGGTGAAAACATAAACCTGCAGAGGCAACCCATTACCATCAGGAGTCCTGTGACGTAATATTACAGTCTGGGTAGGATCGACAAACTGATGATTTCTGAGGTATGCTTCAGCATAAAAACGAAAAACTCCAAGATTAGTCAGGTTAGATGAAGTGAAAACCGGATTATCAGGATTATCAAGTCCGTTTTTAAAAATCCCAGATTTATTTTCGGAGCTCTCAATATATGTTTTCAGTACAGGAATTTTACACAGTTTCTCCTTCAATTCCCTGTCCAGAAACCTGATACTTTTCATATCAATATAAATGTGTCTTTTTATCTGTCTGACACCTGACTCTTCCATCCCTCTCCAGTTCTGAAATGATTCATTTACAAGAGAATAAGTTGGCACCGTTATAATTGTCTTATCGAAGTTCTGGATTTTGACAGTATTAAGAGTAATATCCGTTACCGTCCCATCAACTTCTCTTCCGGGGATTGTTATCCAGTCACCCACTTTAAGCATCTTATCTGCCGAAAGCTGGATACTTGCTACAAGTCCAAGCAGAGTATCCTTAAACACAAGTATCAGTACAGCAGCCATTGCTCCAAGACCAGTAACTATGGCCCTGATGTCTATTTTAAATACAACTGATATTACAATCAGGAGAGCAATCAGAATAACAAATATTTTTACAAGCTGAACATATCCTTTAATATGCCTGTGCTGCGATATAGGAAGTGTGAGATAAATTTTGTGCCATGCTTCAATAAACGATATTACTACAACAGCTCCAATTGTTACAATATATAGGTATGTCAGCCGGTGAACAACTATTAGCCACGTAGGATAGGTCTTAAGGGCCCATCCTGCCATAAACCAAATCACAAGAGCAGGAGCCAGATGTGACAATCTTGTAAAAACTTTCTGCTCGAGGAAAATATCATCCCAGGTTGAGGTTGTTTTTTTAACAATTCTCGTAACAACCTTTAAGATTATTACTTTTGCAATAAGATTTGAAAGCCAGCTTATCAGAAGGACTATTACTACGAGCCCTACTGTACTCAGAAAAGTGGAGAGACTATAGCTTAATCCTGCATTTAAGAAAACCTCTTTCAGCCAAATTGCGGGATCATTAATTAAAGGCATATTAAATCACTTTATAATTTGTCGCAAAAATAGATAAATTATCAATCTCTCTGAATGAATATTTTTAGCTTTGCCAAAAACAGTATCAAATATACTCCCATGAGAACATCTATTCTATATCTTTTGATTACCCTTTCAATTCCCGGAATGGCCCAGCAGAGCTATGATAAATACTTTACCGATAAAGTCCTGAGGTTTGATTTTATGTTTTCAGGTAACAGTCAGAAAACTATCGTATATCCTGTTGGATTAAAGGAAGAACCAATATTTGCAGGTTCAAGAACCAACCTGATTGATCCATTCAATTCAGGAAATTTCAGGTATGAAGTATTTGATGAAGCGGAGAACATACTGATTTACTCTAAAGGATTCTGTACTCTCTATCAGGAGTGGCAAACCACATCTGAGGCGAAGAAGATAGAAAGGAGCTTTTACGAAGTAGCCACTATGCCTTACCCTAAGAATAAAATAAAATTCAAAATTAGCGTCAGGGAAAAGACCGGCCAATTCTCCCCGTTATATGAAGTATCAATTGATCCCTCCGATTACTTTATAAGAAAGGAAAAACCGGTTAACGCAAAATATTCCAGGGTTTATGGCAGCGGAGACCCTGACAAGTCAGTAGATCTTGCATTTATTGCGGAGGGTTATACCGCTGATGAGATGGGGAAATTCAGAGAAGATGTCAAAAAACTTGCAGATGCCCTTTTTGCAGAAGCCCCATTCGTTGAATACAAGAATAAATTCAATATCTGGGCTGTTGAAGCAGTATCCCAGGAATCAGGTACAGATGTTCCCGGGGAAAAGATTTATGTGAACACGATACTCAATTCAAGCTTCTATACCTTTGATACTGACAGGTATCTTACCACACAGGATATCAAATCTGTAAATGACTTTGCAGCTGTTGTACCTCATGATAACATTGTTGTTCTTATAAACAGCAGCAGATACGGTGGCGGAGGTGTATACAACTATTACAGCGGTACAACTTCGGGTCATGCACTTTCTTTAAAGGTATTCGTACATGAATTTGGTCATGGGTTTACAGGACTGGCTGATGAGTATTATTCTTCGTCAGTAGCCTATGATGAATTTTATCCGCTTAATGTAGAACCATGGGAACCAAATATTACCACTATGGTAGATTTTGATTCAAAATGGAAAAAGATGATTGCAAAGGAGACTCCCGTACCTACACCTGCTGAGGAGAAATACAATGGTGTTACAGGTTTGTTTGAAGGCGGCGGATACTCTGCAAAAGGAATCTTCCGTCCGGAATTGGATTGCAGAATGAAAAGTAACGGGCCGAAAGGATTCTGTTCTGTCTGCCAGAAGGCAATTAAAGATATGATCGATTATTATACAAAATAAAAATTGTGATTGCAGGGACATAAAAATTGTAGTAGGGACATAAAATTTTATGTCCCTACAACAACAACAACAACAACAACAACAAATTATTTGTTTTTTCTGTCGATGAGATAGAATAATACAAGGCTGAGACCACCAAAGAAGAAGATCATCGAAGGATAGAGAGCATCCTCATCAAGAATCTGAGCCTGCGCCATCAGGGCAGCAACCATGATACCAATTGCGATACCCATTGCAAGCATTCCTATCTTCAGAGTAAACTTACTCCATGAGAAATTCCATTTCACAGCTTCCTTACCTGTATTAAACAAAGAGGCATCAGCTCCTTTTTCGATAAGAGCCATTCTTTCTTTGTTACGTGTTGTATAATGAACATATACAACACCAAAAATTGTTGCAAAAAATGCGATAAATCCAATCAAACCTTCCATAACTTATAATTATTGGTTAATAACTCTTTTTGTGCTTTAGACACAAGAGTAATCAGTCAGGTTACAAAAAACAGAATAAATATTTTTTCTTTAATCGTGTAACCAATTCATAACTTTGCTCGTCAAAGATCTGAAATGGCTTATAAGGGAGACATAATATATATTGAACAGGTACTGGAAGGAAACACCAACGCCTTCAGTTATATAGTTGACCGGCATAAAGATAAGGCCTTTAACCTCGCATTCAGGATATCAGGCAGCCGCGAAGAGGCTGAGGAGATCACACAGGATTCATTTTTAAAAGCATACCGGTCGCTTGGAAGTTTTAAAATGCAGAGTAGCTTTGCAACATGGTTCTACCGGATAGTTTATAATACTTCAATATCATATATCAGGATTAAGAAGAAAGAAGTTTTATCACTTGAGGATTTTCCGGCTGACGCAACTGATTTTATAGGTACCAGTTACTCAGAGGAAGAAGCAGACAAAGAGTACAGGAGTGCATTACTTAACTTTGCACTTCAGAAAATAAGTGAAGATGAGAGAGGTTTGATTACACTTTTTTATTATGACGAGCTTAGTCCTGATGAGATATCAGAAGTGACAGGAATAAGTAAATCGAATCTGAAGGTTAAATTATTCAGGGCCAGGCAGAAAATGCAGGAGATAATTGAAAAAGCTGAAAAGAAAAATTTAATATATCATGGATAAACAGGAAAAACATACAGAAGATCTTCTGAGTCAATATATTAATCCTGAAAGGATTGAAAAAGCTCCTGAAGGATTTACATCTAAGGTTATGTCTGTTATCGAAACTGAAAAGATTCCGGTCAGGGCAACTGTAAAATCCAAAAAGAGGACTCTTGTCCCCTATATCTTTTCTGTATTTATTGTAATACTTATTATAACAACCTTCTTTATACCAGAGACCGGAAACAAGACGTTCTTAATTCCTGCGTTTGAATTTTTAAAAACCCTCAAACTTGATTTGCCCGAAATCGATACCAATAACATTTTCAGTATCAATCTGCCTTCAGCCCTGATGTATGTACTAATTGGGATTTTCCTGTTATCTTTTTTAGACAGAGCGCTTTACAGGGTATTTCACAGGGAAAAATAAAATTGTAGGGACATAAGATTTTATGTCCCTATTATAAAATCTGAACCTTTGAATTCAGACCTTTAAGATTGAGCGATCTGCTCATCGCATTAAGAACCTCCGGCAAACCGGTTTTCACATCACAACTCCCTTTAAAGTGAACAATAAGAGCACATTGTTCTGCCTGCACCGGATCATGTCCGCACACTTCGACCAGCGATTTTATTACATGATCGAAAGTGTTTACATCGTCATTATAAAGCACCAGTGAACCTGACTCACTGCCACTCTTAAGCTTATCATCCCTATGTAAAGTTCTTTCCTTCATTGCAGGTTTTCAAATAATTGCCTTGCAGTATCAACGGGTATCTCTTTCTTCCCCAGCCATGCTCCTACCCTGGCTTCCCTGTAACCGTTCCGTATCAGAAGATCAGTGTATTCTGCAGCGCTCTCAAAAGTAATAAAATTCCCGATCAAATAAACAATTTTTCCATCTTCAAGTGTCTGAATATCCAATCCCCTGTTTCCTGCCATCTTCTTCATACCGTCAATCACATCCTCCTTAACAGGTTTCAATACCCTCATAACCTCGACCCTGAAAGCGAGAGTCGGAGGTATTGTATCTGCAGGAACCTGAGGTTCTGCCTCGACCCTTGTGACAAATGGTTTCTTACCCCACTCCTTTTCCAGAAGTGCCGCCCTGTCAGCCGAAACCGGCTTATTGCCTGAAAGTGCGATGACAAATGCATCTTTAAAACCCTTAGCTTTAACTGCAGAGAGTGCTTTTGCTGCATCAGCTGAGCGCCTGAACATCCCTGCAAAGTAATTTGTCTTGTCTGTTCCTGCAACTTTAAATCCATATACTGGTGTTATCCCTTTGAAGTAAGCTGGTGCAACAGGATTTCTAAATACTGCTATCTGAATTCTGTAGATCAGTCCCGGAGGAACTTCAGGATCTATGAGAATTTTTTCTTTTGGATCTGTAACAGGTTTCGGAAGAACTTCAAAAAAAGAAAACACCTCAACAGGCTTACTTATTACCACCTTTTCAACTATTGCTGTATCTGCCTTAGTGTCTGTTTGTACATTTTTTTTGATTGCAGGTGCAGCAGTTTTTACATTCTCTGAGACTGCCTGCTGTGGTTTTATGGTGTCTTTTAATTCATTTTTTATTACAATTCCGGATGCCTTATTAACAGATAGTTGTGCCTCATTATACTTCTCATCTGCTGCTTTTTGAAACGATAGTGCTGTTGCCTCATTTTGAGCTATTTTAGCTTTTAATCCTGGCTTTTCAGCTTCCGGAAGGGTATTAAGAAGTTTCTTCTGATCAGAAGCCAACTTTGTTAGTGAATCAGCCTTTGTCTGAAGCTCCAGGGCATCATCAAGTATTTTGTCGAAAGCTGCAGGAACAGGTTTGCGGGTAAGGGTATCTTTTATGGCTGCCGGCTTGCTTTCAGCCACTTTAGCAGCAGGCTGCGGAACCGGCTTATTTACTGCTGCAACAATTCTTGGTTCTGCTTCAGGTTCGGGGATCTTCCCTTTTTTCTCAATACATTGTTTTATAAAGTCAGCAACATTATACTCCTTTGCAGTTTTTTTGCCAGCCAGATCAATGAACTGATTGTATGTACCTGATGCTTCTGAATACTTGCCAGCCATCTGCTGGGCCCGGCCCAGATAAAACAATGCATCTGGAGGAAGGCTCTTAATAACTGCTGAACTCTGAATAGCCTGTTTTAAAAGAGACTCTGCTTCCAGCGGATTTCTGCTCAGATTGATCAGTGATACACCGGAATAGTATTTATAAAGAGGATCCTTTGGATAGGAAATCAGCAGTTCTTTAAATTCATTATATGCCTGTTCATAATTCTTATTTGCGAATGCCTCAAGTGATGATTGCCGGGTTGGTTTTACAGGAACCTTCTGAGAAAAAACAGTGGAGGGATAATAACATATGGCAAATAAAAGTATCAACAGTAACTTCTGTCCCTGTAAAGTATTATATTTATCACGATCAATCTTCACAAACTATTGATATTAAATTACTTAGTATTAAACTAAAAATGACTGTAATTAGCTATATGTTAATAACAAATAAACGTTTTCTTGCAGAAAACAATTCAAACTTCGTAAATTTACCCATAATAACAAAATAAACAACCATGGCAGAGCTAAAAGAGGGTAAAAAGGCGCCGGCATTTACAGGTATTGATCAGAATGGCAAGGAAGTAAAGCTGAGTGATTTTGCAGGTAAAAAACTGGTTCTATATTTCTACCCAAAGGATAATACACCCGGATGCACTGCCGAAGCATGCAGTTTGCGTGATAATTATGATGCATTCATTAAAAAAGGATTTGCAATAGTCGGAGTAAGTCCCGACAGCGAGAAATCACATAAGAATTTTGCAGGAAAATATACATTACCGTTTCCTTTAATAGCCGATACCTCAAAGAAAATACTAAATGATTATGGAGTTTGGGGTGAGAAGAAAATGTATGGCAAAAGCTATTTCGGGGTAATCAGAACAACATTTATTATTGACAGTAATGGTATGATTGATAAGATCATTACAAAGGTCAATACTGCGGGTCATGCAGAACAGCTTTTTGATATATATAATCAATAAAATCAATAATATGAGCAAAGAAAGAAAAGAGATAAACAAAGAAAAACTTAAGGCACTTGAAGTCACATTAGGAAAAATCGAGAAGGATTTCGGCAAGGGAACCA
Proteins encoded in this region:
- a CDS encoding ATP-dependent Clp protease adaptor ClpS, whose protein sequence is MKERTLHRDDKLKSGSESGSLVLYNDDVNTFDHVIKSLVEVCGHDPVQAEQCALIVHFKGSCDVKTGLPEVLNAMSRSLNLKGLNSKVQIL
- the bcp gene encoding thioredoxin-dependent thiol peroxidase, with translation MAELKEGKKAPAFTGIDQNGKEVKLSDFAGKKLVLYFYPKDNTPGCTAEACSLRDNYDAFIKKGFAIVGVSPDSEKSHKNFAGKYTLPFPLIADTSKKILNDYGVWGEKKMYGKSYFGVIRTTFIIDSNGMIDKIITKVNTAGHAEQLFDIYNQ
- a CDS encoding peptidase; amino-acid sequence: MRTSILYLLITLSIPGMAQQSYDKYFTDKVLRFDFMFSGNSQKTIVYPVGLKEEPIFAGSRTNLIDPFNSGNFRYEVFDEAENILIYSKGFCTLYQEWQTTSEAKKIERSFYEVATMPYPKNKIKFKISVREKTGQFSPLYEVSIDPSDYFIRKEKPVNAKYSRVYGSGDPDKSVDLAFIAEGYTADEMGKFREDVKKLADALFAEAPFVEYKNKFNIWAVEAVSQESGTDVPGEKIYVNTILNSSFYTFDTDRYLTTQDIKSVNDFAAVVPHDNIVVLINSSRYGGGGVYNYYSGTTSGHALSLKVFVHEFGHGFTGLADEYYSSSVAYDEFYPLNVEPWEPNITTMVDFDSKWKKMIAKETPVPTPAEEKYNGVTGLFEGGGYSAKGIFRPELDCRMKSNGPKGFCSVCQKAIKDMIDYYTK
- a CDS encoding mechanosensitive ion channel codes for the protein MPLINDPAIWLKEVFLNAGLSYSLSTFLSTVGLVVIVLLISWLSNLIAKVIILKVVTRIVKKTTSTWDDIFLEQKVFTRLSHLAPALVIWFMAGWALKTYPTWLIVVHRLTYLYIVTIGAVVVISFIEAWHKIYLTLPISQHRHIKGYVQLVKIFVILIALLIVISVVFKIDIRAIVTGLGAMAAVLILVFKDTLLGLVASIQLSADKMLKVGDWITIPGREVDGTVTDITLNTVKIQNFDKTIITVPTYSLVNESFQNWRGMEESGVRQIKRHIYIDMKSIRFLDRELKEKLCKIPVLKTYIESSENKSGIFKNGLDNPDNPVFTSSNLTNLGVFRFYAEAYLRNHQFVDPTQTVILRHRTPDGNGLPLQVYVFTKNNTFAPYENIQSEIFEHLLAIMNEFGLKVYQQPTGEDLITLSKK
- a CDS encoding RNA polymerase sigma factor; the protein is MAYKGDIIYIEQVLEGNTNAFSYIVDRHKDKAFNLAFRISGSREEAEEITQDSFLKAYRSLGSFKMQSSFATWFYRIVYNTSISYIRIKKKEVLSLEDFPADATDFIGTSYSEEEADKEYRSALLNFALQKISEDERGLITLFYYDELSPDEISEVTGISKSNLKVKLFRARQKMQEIIEKAEKKNLIYHG